One bacterium DNA window includes the following coding sequences:
- a CDS encoding IS630 family transposase, whose translation QQCLSRRIENITEMKREVAAWESERNDAGAKVDWQFTTPDARIKLKRLYPSIK comes from the coding sequence GCCAGCAGTGTTTGTCACGAAGAATTGAAAACATTACTGAGATGAAAAGAGAAGTAGCGGCTTGGGAATCAGAAAGAAATGATGCAGGGGCTAAAGTGGATTGGCAATTTACGACCCCAGATGCAAGAATTAAACTGAAACGACTTTATCCATCAATTAAGTAG
- a CDS encoding pitrilysin family protein produces the protein MYHKEILPNGIRIVIEEIPDVRSVCIGVWVSVGSRDEKAEENGISHFLEHMIFKGTKSKTALQIAQIMDSMGGHIDAATGREHTCYYAKILDKHLPKTIDLLADIFFNSLFSPVEIEKEKQVIIEEIKMYEDTPDDLIHDIFIQTIWDNHPLGQPIWGNVEVIKNITQKKLINFWNSRYTPDEILIAVAGHIQRDAVIEQLFKAFSHHRGLKWRTSLNNIPEFRACSVCQFRELEQVHLCLGTRGLPSTHKDRFVLRVLSTILGMGMSSRLFQKIREENALAYNVHAYPASYKNGGALVVYVGVNPKNYKEATKIILNEFNELKNKLVEEEELINAKEKLKGAICLNAEDTAYRMSRLAEQEIHFNRFFSIDETLELIDKVQLMDIQRIAQDLFKSEYLCLTTIGPLSERKGKIMLEC, from the coding sequence GTGTATCATAAAGAAATACTTCCAAACGGCATCAGGATAGTTATTGAAGAAATACCTGATGTCCGTTCTGTATGTATCGGTGTGTGGGTCAGTGTTGGCTCACGGGATGAGAAAGCCGAAGAGAATGGTATTTCCCATTTTCTTGAGCATATGATTTTCAAAGGCACAAAGTCAAAAACCGCTTTACAGATTGCTCAAATAATGGATTCTATGGGTGGACATATCGACGCCGCTACAGGCCGAGAACACACCTGTTACTATGCTAAAATCCTGGATAAACATCTTCCAAAGACAATAGACCTGCTGGCAGATATATTTTTTAATTCTCTATTTAGCCCGGTTGAGATAGAAAAAGAAAAACAGGTGATTATCGAAGAAATAAAGATGTATGAAGACACCCCGGATGATTTAATTCATGACATATTTATTCAAACCATCTGGGATAACCATCCATTAGGACAACCCATCTGGGGCAATGTCGAGGTTATTAAAAATATAACTCAAAAAAAACTAATCAACTTCTGGAATTCTCGTTATACCCCTGATGAAATACTTATTGCCGTCGCAGGACATATTCAGAGAGATGCGGTTATTGAGCAATTATTCAAAGCCTTTAGCCATCATCGCGGTCTAAAGTGGCGCACGAGTTTAAATAATATTCCAGAATTTCGAGCGTGTTCAGTTTGCCAATTTCGTGAATTGGAACAAGTCCACCTATGTCTGGGAACTCGTGGACTCCCATCGACACACAAAGATAGATTTGTCCTGAGGGTTTTGAGTACTATTTTAGGCATGGGGATGAGTTCAAGGTTATTTCAAAAAATTCGGGAAGAAAATGCTTTAGCTTATAATGTTCATGCCTATCCCGCCTCTTATAAAAATGGCGGGGCTTTAGTCGTCTATGTGGGTGTCAATCCTAAAAATTATAAAGAAGCCACAAAGATAATCCTGAATGAATTCAATGAATTGAAAAACAAATTAGTTGAGGAAGAGGAATTGATTAATGCAAAGGAAAAACTTAAAGGGGCAATTTGTTTAAACGCAGAAGATACCGCTTATCGAATGAGTCGGCTGGCAGAACAAGAAATTCATTTCAACAGATTTTTTAGTATTGATGAGACATTAGAGTTAATTGATAAAGTTCAGTTAATGGATATCC